One Hordeum vulgare subsp. vulgare chromosome 4H, MorexV3_pseudomolecules_assembly, whole genome shotgun sequence DNA window includes the following coding sequences:
- the LOC123446190 gene encoding basic proline-rich protein-like yields the protein MVASRRASSMAYLLAFAIVLLMPCGLTSSRSLPSVTTHGADAQLEGGRAARAKLEPPTANTHKPPELAIGDDSAVQPVKKKRHAKAPPKHHGHGQHAPPADPSPPAPDPDGGQPPEAPVPEGPHDRSPPAWPFPWPQPLPGYQWPPFHSPPLPAWTRPGDDRPPLPPFPFHPPPLPAWPQPEPGEQWPPLPAWPQPEPGEQWPPLLAWPQPEPGKQWPPFPAWPQPEPGKQWPPFPAWPQPEPGKQWPPFPFYPPSMPSFHGEEERRASRLAPPVPAHN from the coding sequence ATGGTGGCCTCAAGAAGAGCATCATCGATGGCATACCTCCTGGCCTTTGCCATCGTTTTGCTCATGCCGTGCGGCCTTACCTCCTCGAGATCACTGCCCTCGGTCACCACCCATGGCGCCGATGCACAGCTGGAAGGTGGCCGAGCCGCGCGCGCCAAGCTCGAGCCTCCAACCGCGAATACCCATAAACCGCCGGAGCTCGCCATCGGCGACGACAGCGCCGTTCAGCCTGTGAAGAAAAAGCGCCATGCCAAGGCGCCGCCCAAGCACCACGGGCATGGCCAACACGCTCCTCCAGCCGACCCTTCGCCGCCGGCGCCGGATCCGGACGGTGGCCAGCCCCCGGAGGCACCTGTTCCGGAGGGCCCTCACGACCGGAGCCCGCCGGCGTGGCCGTTCCCGTGGCCGCAGCCTCTACCGGGCTACCAGTGGCCGCCGTTCCACTCGCCGCCGCTCCCCGCGTGGACGCGTCCGGGCGACGATCGGCCGCCTCTGCCTCCGTTCCCGTTCCACCCACCGCCGCTTCCTGCATGGCCGCAGCCAGAACCAGGCGAGCAGTGGCCCCCGCTGCCGGCATGGCCGCAGCCAGAACCAGGTGAGCAGTGGCCCCCGCTGCTCGCATGGCCGCAGCCAGAACCTGGAAAGCAGTGGCCGCCGTTCCCGGCATGGCCGCAGCCAGAACCAGGAAAGCAGTGGCCGCCGTTCCCGGCATGGCCGCAACCTGAGCCAGGAAAGCAGTGGCCACCGTTCCCGTTCTACCCGCCGTCGATGCCATCCTTCCACGGCGAGGAGGAACGACGCGCATCTAGGCTGGCGCCTCCTGTTCCAGCGCACAACTGA